Genomic DNA from Myxococcales bacterium:
CAGGCATGCTGTTTGTCATCGATCCTGCGAAGGAACACATCGCGATCGAAGAGGCGCGCAAGCTGGAAATTCCAATTGTCGCGGTGACCGACACCAACTGCAACCCTGACTTCATCGACTATGTCATTCCGGGCAACGACGACGCGATCCGCGCCGTCAAGTTGTTCGCTGGCCGCATCGCGGATGCGTGCATCATTGGCACCAAGGTGCACAAAGAGCGCGCCCACCTGCACAAGAAGGAAGAGGTTGAGCCGCAAGACCAAGTCATCCGCGTTAGTTCGGGTGGCGATGGCCCGCGGGTTGAGATCTCCACCGGGGGGTCCATGTTCAACCCAGACGCCTCAGCCCGTCCCGATTGATCTGCGTGGTTCATTTGCTGTGATCGTGCCGTACCTCCTCGGGGTGTTTCGTCATGGACTTTATGTCCACTCCTCACACCCCTGCGGCGTTGCGGCCCGCTGACAGCAAATGCACCGACGCAGATTCCATTTTAGTTTCTTAAGAACCGAATTGAGAAAGAAGAATTGCTATGTCGATGACAGAAATGATTCGTGATCTGCGCGAGCGCACCGGCGCTGGCATGATGGACTGCAAGAAGGCCCTCGAAGAGAGCGGTCAGAACGTTGAGAAGGCGATCGACTATTTGCGCGCCAAGGGCTTGTCCAAGGCCGCGAAGAAGGCCGGTCGCGAGGCCACCGAGGGCGTGGTGTCCTCGTACATCCATGCCGGCGGCCGTGTCGGCGTGCTGGTCGAGGTCAATTGCGAAACCGACTTTGCCGGCCGCAACGAGATGTTCGTCACCTTTGCGCGCGACGTCGCCATGCACATCGCCGCGATGAACCCACTTTTTGTGCGTGCGGAAGAAATCCCCGCCGACGCCATTGCGCGCGAGCGCGACGTCGCCACCGCCAAGGCCAAGGAAACCGGCAAGCCCGACGCCATCATCGCCAAGATGGTCGACAGCGCGGTGACCACGTGGACCAAAGAGGTGTGCCTGCTCAACCAAACCTTCGTCAAAAACCCGGCGCAAACCGTCGAGCAACTGACGCAGGAGCTGGTCGGCAAGATTGGCGAAAACATCCAGATTCGCCGCTTCGTGCGCTTTGAGCTCGGCGAAGGCCTCACCAAGACCGAATCCAACTTCGCCGCCGAAGTCGCCGCCGCTGCTGGCCAGGCGTAAGAGCCGCGCGACAGGACCGGTAAGTCCTGGATTAAACTCAGAAACTTACTTAGGCGTTTTCAACCCAAGGAGTTCGGCGCTGCCAGCGTCTGACGGGGGTATGAAAAAAAGCCTAAGTCTACTATTCGTGTTTTCTTGGATTCTTACTGGCTGCTCGAAACCAGCGTCACCGCCCGCGGTTGCCACCGCCTCCCCTGCGGCCGCCGAGCCGACGTCGGAAGATAAGGCAGCGCAACCCATGGTCTCGGGGGTGCCGACCGATTTCTCTGCTGCGGACCAGCAAGCAATAACCGACGGCCTGGCCGCCACCCGCCCGGCGATCTTGGCGTGCTATTCAACCACCGCGGGGCAGTCCGTTGCCGGCGGCCGTAAGGAACGCGTGCAGGTGGCGTTTGCGCCTGGAGGCATCGTCTCAAAGGTTACGTTTATGAATGCCATGCCCGAGCCCGACGCTGGCTGCATTACCGGCGTGCTCACAGCGCATACGTTTTCGCTGGGTAACACCGACGTGGTGACCGTTAGCATGCCGCTGCCGTCGAGGTAGCGCCCCCCGCCTTTAGCGTCGGGTATGGAAGGCATCGACCATACATAGCCTGCTTTATTCGGTTACGTCGGTTTGAGTGCGATCCCGGGCTCTGCCTATACTCGGGGCACATATGAAACAAACACGCATTTGCGCCTTGTTGACAATCTCCCTCTCTTTTGGCCTTGCAGCCGTGTCTACGGCCCAGGCTGGCCCGAGCGCGGCCAACGTCAAGCGCCACCAGCCGGTGGCGGTGAACGCGACGCGGGCTGAATCGCTGCGCCTTGGCCAGCCGAAATCGGATCAGCTTGTCGTTGAGATTGGGATTTTGGACATTCTCGGGGAACTGGCGGAGGGGCAAACAGTCGCCACACGCACATCTACTTCAAATTTCGGAGTGAACACCGTATCGAGGCAGGTCTCACCTTCGACTTTGGCGTCTACCGCGAATCTGGTCGGCACGGGGATAGGCAGCATACGACTCGACGTTGCCCCAGGCGGAAAAGTAACGAACGCCGTGGTGACGTCGAAGGCCTCGTTAAGCGCAGAGGTTGCGACCTTTCTGACGTCCAAGTTTCGCGAAGCAAAATTTGCTACGAACAACACCGAGGCAATCTCGGTGTACCTGCCATACTGAGCTGATTGCGGTCGCAGCTAGCGGCGCGCGCAAAAAACGCTACGGCTTGGCGTCAGCGGCGGGCGCTTCGGCCGGGGCCGACATGGCCTCCATGATTTTTG
This window encodes:
- the tsf gene encoding translation elongation factor Ts, coding for MSMTEMIRDLRERTGAGMMDCKKALEESGQNVEKAIDYLRAKGLSKAAKKAGREATEGVVSSYIHAGGRVGVLVEVNCETDFAGRNEMFVTFARDVAMHIAAMNPLFVRAEEIPADAIARERDVATAKAKETGKPDAIIAKMVDSAVTTWTKEVCLLNQTFVKNPAQTVEQLTQELVGKIGENIQIRRFVRFELGEGLTKTESNFAAEVAAAAGQA